One Triplophysa dalaica isolate WHDGS20190420 chromosome 1, ASM1584641v1, whole genome shotgun sequence DNA segment encodes these proteins:
- the phf21aa gene encoding PHD finger protein 21Aa isoform X5 produces the protein MVFKTADAGKAAVLGFRKKGSMMELQNLQEALKVEIQIHQKLVTQMKQDPQKKVVEQLRRDLLVKQDDVKLQTQMLQADGQTSTLLITQTQTSLPAASLTTTQNSVAPVIASKTLPLVLRAATTTSPIIMTPAPTITVVTTLGNTLLASNPSTDSLNSPVNFQPTLQTTHQGAEPMRVMPNSTIVVRPKPPASLSSAAGQVSVQTLQSPVLLSTALPSSGHVQQMRILNGLPCHNNTGILICPSTHTQQPTQTNTQQLHNSPSSDNTIPVVEYATEPKTSLLISTDTPTHTLPPPSVDAPSAPAPTTTTSTKHQDNPLKLAFMLSLGLVTRDYLEEIQSRRQERKRRTTANPIYSGATFEPERKKNSMSYLSSINQSSRKIANEDSLSEILQKEDAIEWPGTLAIVHSYISYKAAKEGEKDRLVRWSTELRQERETLEHRAGQLNNSLTSCMDSKNSVLTKQREMETSLEKIRGLVRLIRGIQLCPLSYPEFISSVGVANGDMYHNGASKPSSSNAVTTDTNNNTNNTTSSSEATVMISTHTSASDTLNQIATNNNTVKTDTSNTKSITSSKGTEDSTQIKSVARIKGEPTNSTAFSNNSSNQEVPITNGTVSAGEENIKKHKNNNNNSDLSVIPQALLGPVVPLTEVTEGVK, from the exons AAAAAGGTGGTGGAGCAGTTAAGGAGAGATCTTTTGGTGAAACAGGACGATGTGAAGCTCCAGACACAGATGCTACAAGCAGACGGCCAAACGTCTACCCTGCtcatcacacagacacagacgTCCCTGCCTGCTGCCAGCCTCACCACTACACAG AACTCTGTGGCCCCTGTCATTGCTTCAAAAACTCTACCTCTGGTTCTGAGAGCTGCCACAACCACCTCACCTATCATTATGACACCAGCACCCACCATCACCGTTGTTACAACCCTAGGCAACACTCTCCTGGCAAGCAATCCTAGCACAGATTCTCTAAATTCCCCAGTAAACTTCCAACCGACCCTCCAAACAACCCATCAGGGAGCAGAGCCAATGCGAGTCATGCCTAATAGCACCATCGTT GTCAGGCCAAAACCTCCAGCATCTTTATCTTCAGCTGCTGGTCAGGTCTCTGTGCAGACCTTACAGTCGCCGGTATTACTGAGCACTGCCCTTCCCTCCTCTGGACACGTTCAGCAGATGCGTATACTCAATGGCCTACCCTGCCACAACAACACAGGCATCCTGATCTGTCCTTCTACACACACGCAACAACCTACccagacaaacacacagcagTTACACAACAGCCCAAGCTCTGACAACACG ATACCCGTAGTTGAATATGCGACAGAGCCAAAGACTTCATTGCTCATCTCTACagacacacctacacacacttTACCTCCGCCGTCCGTTGATGCACCATCAGCACCTGCACCCACAACCACAACTTCCACCAAACATCAGGACAACCCTCTG AAACTGGCCTTCATGCTGTCTCTAGGACTGGTCACGCGGGACTATTTAGAAG AGATTCAGAGCAGGCGTCAGGAGCGTAAGAGACGAACAACTGCAAATCCAATATATAGCGGAGCCACGTTTGAACCAGAG cggAAGAAGAACTCAATGTCATATCTGAGTTCCATAAATCAGTCCAGCCGAAAAATAG CCAATGAGGACAGCTTGTCAGAG ATACTGCAAAAGGAAGATGCTATTGAGTGGCCAGGGACACTTGCTATTGTCCATTCCTACATCTCTTATAAAGCAG CAAAAGAAGGAGAGAAAGATCGTCTGGTGAGGTGGAGCACAGAGCTCcggcaggagagagagacactaGAGCACAGAGCAGGACAGCTCAACAACTCCCTAACG AGTTGTATGGATAGCAAAAACAGCGTATTAACCAagcagagagagatggagaccTCTCTGGAGAAAATTAGAGGGCTGGTGCGTCTGATCAGAGGGATCCAGTTGTGCCCCCTCTCTTACCCAGAGTTCATCTCTTCTGTGGGCGTGGCTAATGGAGACATGTACCACAACGGGGCTTCCAAACCCAGCAGCTCCAACGCAGTCACCACagacacaaacaataacacaaataacacaacaaGCTCATCTGAAGCTACGGTGATGATTAGCACACACACAAGTGCGAGCGATACGCTGAACCAAATCGCCACAAATAACAACACGGTGAAGACTGATACTTCAAACACAAAGAGCATCACAAGCAGTAAGGGAACCGAAGACagcacacaaataaaaagtgTGGCCAGAATCAAAGGTGAACCCACGAACAGCACAGCCTTCAGCAATAACAGCAGCAACCAGGAGGTTCCTATAACCAACGGAACAGTGTCGGCAGGTGAGgaaaatatcaaaaaacataaaaacaacaacaacaacagtgacCTCAGCGTCATCCCACAAGCACTCCTCGGCCCAGTCGTACCCCTTACAGAAGTGACTGAGGGAGTTAAATAA
- the phf21aa gene encoding PHD finger protein 21Aa isoform X2 — protein MVFKTADAGKAAVLGFRKKGSMMELQNLQEALKVEIQIHQKLVTQMKQDPQKKVVEQLRRDLLVKQDDVKLQTQMLQADGQTSTLLITQTQTSLPAASLTTTQNSVAPVIASKTLPLVLRAATTTSPIIMTPAPTITVVTTLGNTLLASNPSTDSLNSPVNFQPTLQTTHQGAEPMRVMPNSTIVVQAVSQPIKVPQFVPPTRQTTRPATLLQVRPKPPASLSSAAGQVSVQTLQSPVLLSTALPSSGHVQQMRILNGLPCHNNTGILICPSTHTQQPTQTNTQQLHNSPSSDNTIPVVEYATEPKTSLLISTDTPTHTLPPPSVDAPSAPAPTTTTSTKHQDNPLKLAFMLSLGLVTRDYLEEIQSRRQERKRRTTANPIYSGATFEPERKKNSMSYLSSINQSSRKIGRPSKNCSVVEWGPLPPTTSSHHSAFTDLQRPTRGSPFSPALSLTLPSHSPSLSPISAGDILQKEDAIEWPGTLAIVHSYISYKAAKEGEKDRLVRWSTELRQERETLEHRAGQLNNSLTSCMDSKNSVLTKQREMETSLEKIRGLVRLIRGIQLCPLSYPEFISSVGVANGDMYHNGASKPSSSNAVTTDTNNNTNNTTSSSEATVMISTHTSASDTLNQIATNNNTVKTDTSNTKSITSSKGTEDSTQIKSVARIKGEPTNSTAFSNNSSNQEVPITNGTVSAGEENIKKHKNNNNNSDLSVIPQALLGPVVPLTEVTEGVK, from the exons AAAAAGGTGGTGGAGCAGTTAAGGAGAGATCTTTTGGTGAAACAGGACGATGTGAAGCTCCAGACACAGATGCTACAAGCAGACGGCCAAACGTCTACCCTGCtcatcacacagacacagacgTCCCTGCCTGCTGCCAGCCTCACCACTACACAG AACTCTGTGGCCCCTGTCATTGCTTCAAAAACTCTACCTCTGGTTCTGAGAGCTGCCACAACCACCTCACCTATCATTATGACACCAGCACCCACCATCACCGTTGTTACAACCCTAGGCAACACTCTCCTGGCAAGCAATCCTAGCACAGATTCTCTAAATTCCCCAGTAAACTTCCAACCGACCCTCCAAACAACCCATCAGGGAGCAGAGCCAATGCGAGTCATGCCTAATAGCACCATCGTT GTTCAAGCTGTCTCTCAGCCAATCAAAGTTCCTCAGTTTGTCCCACCTACCAGACAGACAACACGGCCAGCCACTTTGCTGCAG GTCAGGCCAAAACCTCCAGCATCTTTATCTTCAGCTGCTGGTCAGGTCTCTGTGCAGACCTTACAGTCGCCGGTATTACTGAGCACTGCCCTTCCCTCCTCTGGACACGTTCAGCAGATGCGTATACTCAATGGCCTACCCTGCCACAACAACACAGGCATCCTGATCTGTCCTTCTACACACACGCAACAACCTACccagacaaacacacagcagTTACACAACAGCCCAAGCTCTGACAACACG ATACCCGTAGTTGAATATGCGACAGAGCCAAAGACTTCATTGCTCATCTCTACagacacacctacacacacttTACCTCCGCCGTCCGTTGATGCACCATCAGCACCTGCACCCACAACCACAACTTCCACCAAACATCAGGACAACCCTCTG AAACTGGCCTTCATGCTGTCTCTAGGACTGGTCACGCGGGACTATTTAGAAG AGATTCAGAGCAGGCGTCAGGAGCGTAAGAGACGAACAACTGCAAATCCAATATATAGCGGAGCCACGTTTGAACCAGAG cggAAGAAGAACTCAATGTCATATCTGAGTTCCATAAATCAGTCCAGCCGAAAAATAG GTCGCCCTTCTAAAAACTGCAGTGTTGTGGAGTGGGGGCCCCTTCCCCCAACCACCAGCAGCCATCATTCAGCCTTCACAGACCTACAGCGGCCCACCAGGGGCAGCCCATTCTCCCCTGCCCTTTCACTCACCCTTCCATCACATTCACCCTCACTCAGCCCCATCTCAGCAGGGGAT ATACTGCAAAAGGAAGATGCTATTGAGTGGCCAGGGACACTTGCTATTGTCCATTCCTACATCTCTTATAAAGCAG CAAAAGAAGGAGAGAAAGATCGTCTGGTGAGGTGGAGCACAGAGCTCcggcaggagagagagacactaGAGCACAGAGCAGGACAGCTCAACAACTCCCTAACG AGTTGTATGGATAGCAAAAACAGCGTATTAACCAagcagagagagatggagaccTCTCTGGAGAAAATTAGAGGGCTGGTGCGTCTGATCAGAGGGATCCAGTTGTGCCCCCTCTCTTACCCAGAGTTCATCTCTTCTGTGGGCGTGGCTAATGGAGACATGTACCACAACGGGGCTTCCAAACCCAGCAGCTCCAACGCAGTCACCACagacacaaacaataacacaaataacacaacaaGCTCATCTGAAGCTACGGTGATGATTAGCACACACACAAGTGCGAGCGATACGCTGAACCAAATCGCCACAAATAACAACACGGTGAAGACTGATACTTCAAACACAAAGAGCATCACAAGCAGTAAGGGAACCGAAGACagcacacaaataaaaagtgTGGCCAGAATCAAAGGTGAACCCACGAACAGCACAGCCTTCAGCAATAACAGCAGCAACCAGGAGGTTCCTATAACCAACGGAACAGTGTCGGCAGGTGAGgaaaatatcaaaaaacataaaaacaacaacaacaacagtgacCTCAGCGTCATCCCACAAGCACTCCTCGGCCCAGTCGTACCCCTTACAGAAGTGACTGAGGGAGTTAAATAA
- the harbi1 gene encoding putative nuclease HARBI1, which yields MAISIAILDCDLVLHGRGHKTLDRFDIETVSDEFLLTTFGFPREFIYYLVELLKDDLLRRTQRSRAISPDVQVLAALGFYTTGSFQSKMGDAIGISQASMSRCVSNVTKALIEKAPEFIGFTRDEATSQQSKEEFFRTAGIPNVMGVVDCAHIAIKAPNSDDPSYVNKKGFHSINCQLVCDARGLLLSAETHWPGSLTDRAVFKQSCLSKLFEEKDNVDGWLLGDNRYPLKKWLMTPVQSPESPADYRFNLAHSATHEIVDRTFRAIQTRFRCLDGAKGYLQYSPEKCSHIIQACCVLHNISLQSGLDAWTFERTEATDQSEEDIDPTDTVDPDALIVRQKLIQEHFS from the exons ATGGCAATCTCTATAGCAATCCTAGACTGTGACCTAGTGCTGCATGGTCGGGGGCACAAAACACTTGATCGATTCGATATCGAAACGGTGTCAGATGAATTTCTGCTGACAACATTTGGTTTTCCACGTGAGTTCATTTATTACCTGGTGGAACTGTTAAAGGACGATTTGTTGAGACGCACACAGAGGTCAAGAGCCATCAGTCCAGATGTTCAGGTACTGGCAGCCCTGGGATTCTACACAACAGGATCCTTCCAGAGCAAGATGGGAGATGCGATTGGCATCAGCCAGGCCTCCATGAGTCGCTGTGTTTCCAATGTCACTAAAGCTTTGATTGAAAAAGCACCGGAGTTTATCGGCTTCACGAGGGATGAGGCAACCAGCCAGCAGTCCAAAGAGGAGTTTTTCAGGACAGCAGGAATTCCTAATGTAATGGGAGTAGTGGATTGTGCACATATTGCCATTAAAGCACCAAATTCAGATGACCCTTcctatgtaaataaaaaaggatttcACTCTATCAACTGCCAATTAGTATGTGATGCCAGAGGCTTGTTGCTTAGTGCAGAGACACATTGGCCTGGTAGTCTGACAGACAGAGCTGTATTTAAGCAGTCCTGTTTGTCAAAGTTGTTTGAAGAGAAGGATAATGTCGATGGCTGGCTTTTGG GTGATAACCGCTATCCTTTAAAGAAGTGGCTGATGACTCCAGTGCAGAGCCCAGAGTCTCCCGCTGACTACCGCTTTAATCTGGCCCACTCAGCAACGCATGAGATTGTGGACCGCACATTCAGAGCCATTCAGACACGTTTCCGGTGTCTGGATGGGGCAAAAGGTTACCTGCAGTATTCCCCTGAGAAATGCTCACATATCATTCAGGCATGTTGTGTGCTGCATAACATTTCCTTGCAGTCTGGCCTTGATGCCTGGACTTTTGAAAGGACTGAGGCCACAGACCAATCCGAGGAGGATATCGACCCTACTGATACTGTTGACCCAGACGCTCTGATAGTTAGACAGAAACTCATCCAGGAGCATTTTAGCTAG
- the phf21aa gene encoding PHD finger protein 21Aa isoform X3, translating into MVFKTADAGKAAVLGFRKKGSMMELQNLQEALKVEIQIHQKLVTQMKQDPQNAELKLQLRDLQAKITALSERQKKVVEQLRRDLLVKQDDVKLQTQMLQADGQTSTLLITQTQTSLPAASLTTTQNSVAPVIASKTLPLVLRAATTTSPIIMTPAPTITVVTTLGNTLLASNPSTDSLNSPVNFQPTLQTTHQGAEPMRVMPNSTIVVRPKPPASLSSAAGQVSVQTLQSPVLLSTALPSSGHVQQMRILNGLPCHNNTGILICPSTHTQQPTQTNTQQLHNSPSSDNTIPVVEYATEPKTSLLISTDTPTHTLPPPSVDAPSAPAPTTTTSTKHQDNPLKLAFMLSLGLVTRDYLEEIQSRRQERKRRTTANPIYSGATFEPERKKNSMSYLSSINQSSRKIGRPSKNCSVVEWGPLPPTTSSHHSAFTDLQRPTRGSPFSPALSLTLPSHSPSLSPISAGDILQKEDAIEWPGTLAIVHSYISYKAAKEGEKDRLVRWSTELRQERETLEHRAGQLNNSLTSCMDSKNSVLTKQREMETSLEKIRGLVRLIRGIQLCPLSYPEFISSVGVANGDMYHNGASKPSSSNAVTTDTNNNTNNTTSSSEATVMISTHTSASDTLNQIATNNNTVKTDTSNTKSITSSKGTEDSTQIKSVARIKGEPTNSTAFSNNSSNQEVPITNGTVSAGEENIKKHKNNNNNSDLSVIPQALLGPVVPLTEVTEGVK; encoded by the exons AAAAAGGTGGTGGAGCAGTTAAGGAGAGATCTTTTGGTGAAACAGGACGATGTGAAGCTCCAGACACAGATGCTACAAGCAGACGGCCAAACGTCTACCCTGCtcatcacacagacacagacgTCCCTGCCTGCTGCCAGCCTCACCACTACACAG AACTCTGTGGCCCCTGTCATTGCTTCAAAAACTCTACCTCTGGTTCTGAGAGCTGCCACAACCACCTCACCTATCATTATGACACCAGCACCCACCATCACCGTTGTTACAACCCTAGGCAACACTCTCCTGGCAAGCAATCCTAGCACAGATTCTCTAAATTCCCCAGTAAACTTCCAACCGACCCTCCAAACAACCCATCAGGGAGCAGAGCCAATGCGAGTCATGCCTAATAGCACCATCGTT GTCAGGCCAAAACCTCCAGCATCTTTATCTTCAGCTGCTGGTCAGGTCTCTGTGCAGACCTTACAGTCGCCGGTATTACTGAGCACTGCCCTTCCCTCCTCTGGACACGTTCAGCAGATGCGTATACTCAATGGCCTACCCTGCCACAACAACACAGGCATCCTGATCTGTCCTTCTACACACACGCAACAACCTACccagacaaacacacagcagTTACACAACAGCCCAAGCTCTGACAACACG ATACCCGTAGTTGAATATGCGACAGAGCCAAAGACTTCATTGCTCATCTCTACagacacacctacacacacttTACCTCCGCCGTCCGTTGATGCACCATCAGCACCTGCACCCACAACCACAACTTCCACCAAACATCAGGACAACCCTCTG AAACTGGCCTTCATGCTGTCTCTAGGACTGGTCACGCGGGACTATTTAGAAG AGATTCAGAGCAGGCGTCAGGAGCGTAAGAGACGAACAACTGCAAATCCAATATATAGCGGAGCCACGTTTGAACCAGAG cggAAGAAGAACTCAATGTCATATCTGAGTTCCATAAATCAGTCCAGCCGAAAAATAG GTCGCCCTTCTAAAAACTGCAGTGTTGTGGAGTGGGGGCCCCTTCCCCCAACCACCAGCAGCCATCATTCAGCCTTCACAGACCTACAGCGGCCCACCAGGGGCAGCCCATTCTCCCCTGCCCTTTCACTCACCCTTCCATCACATTCACCCTCACTCAGCCCCATCTCAGCAGGGGAT ATACTGCAAAAGGAAGATGCTATTGAGTGGCCAGGGACACTTGCTATTGTCCATTCCTACATCTCTTATAAAGCAG CAAAAGAAGGAGAGAAAGATCGTCTGGTGAGGTGGAGCACAGAGCTCcggcaggagagagagacactaGAGCACAGAGCAGGACAGCTCAACAACTCCCTAACG AGTTGTATGGATAGCAAAAACAGCGTATTAACCAagcagagagagatggagaccTCTCTGGAGAAAATTAGAGGGCTGGTGCGTCTGATCAGAGGGATCCAGTTGTGCCCCCTCTCTTACCCAGAGTTCATCTCTTCTGTGGGCGTGGCTAATGGAGACATGTACCACAACGGGGCTTCCAAACCCAGCAGCTCCAACGCAGTCACCACagacacaaacaataacacaaataacacaacaaGCTCATCTGAAGCTACGGTGATGATTAGCACACACACAAGTGCGAGCGATACGCTGAACCAAATCGCCACAAATAACAACACGGTGAAGACTGATACTTCAAACACAAAGAGCATCACAAGCAGTAAGGGAACCGAAGACagcacacaaataaaaagtgTGGCCAGAATCAAAGGTGAACCCACGAACAGCACAGCCTTCAGCAATAACAGCAGCAACCAGGAGGTTCCTATAACCAACGGAACAGTGTCGGCAGGTGAGgaaaatatcaaaaaacataaaaacaacaacaacaacagtgacCTCAGCGTCATCCCACAAGCACTCCTCGGCCCAGTCGTACCCCTTACAGAAGTGACTGAGGGAGTTAAATAA
- the zgc:110699 gene encoding LOW QUALITY PROTEIN: ras-related and estrogen-regulated growth inhibitor (The sequence of the model RefSeq protein was modified relative to this genomic sequence to represent the inferred CDS: inserted 2 bases in 2 codons; substituted 1 base at 1 genomic stop codon), which yields MAEWVRAMMRAKLVILGRDNCGKTGKTALCVRFITKRFSGEHEHKREVTYRCQKXVDKEPIELEILDTVYKSDMCXFTGCVGPTASSLESSIKWGYRFLIMYSVTDRNSFEAVSRLKRLIDHIKQTLGIPKVIVSYKCDMENGRVVXTDVGQALASERRAVYC from the exons ATGGCAGAATGGGTACGAGCGATGATGAGAGCGAAGCTGGTGATCCTAGGAAGAGATAACTGTGGAAAGACTGGTAAAACTGCA CTCTGTGTCAGATTCATCACCAAGCGTTTCAGTGGAGAGCATGAACATAAGAGAG AGGTCACCTACAGGTGTCAGA TGGTGGATAAAGAGCCGATTGAGCTGGAGATTTTAGACACTGTTTATAAG AGTGACATGTGTTAATTCACAGGGTGTGTAGGACCTACCGCATCCTCTCTGGAAAGTTCCATTAAATGGGGATATAGGTTTCTGATAATGTACTCCGTGACAGATCGCAACAGTTTTGAGGCTGTGTCACGCCTGAAGAGACTGATTGATCACATTAAACAGACACTTG GCATTCCTAAAGTCATTGTTTCTTATAAATGCGACATGGAGAATGGACGAGTGG GGACAGATGTTGGACAAGCTTTGGCCTCAGAGCGGAGGGCTGTATACTGTTAG
- the phf21aa gene encoding PHD finger protein 21Aa isoform X1 has product MVFKTADAGKAAVLGFRKKGSMMELQNLQEALKVEIQIHQKLVTQMKQDPQNAELKLQLRDLQAKITALSERQKKVVEQLRRDLLVKQDDVKLQTQMLQADGQTSTLLITQTQTSLPAASLTTTQNSVAPVIASKTLPLVLRAATTTSPIIMTPAPTITVVTTLGNTLLASNPSTDSLNSPVNFQPTLQTTHQGAEPMRVMPNSTIVVQAVSQPIKVPQFVPPTRQTTRPATLLQVRPKPPASLSSAAGQVSVQTLQSPVLLSTALPSSGHVQQMRILNGLPCHNNTGILICPSTHTQQPTQTNTQQLHNSPSSDNTIPVVEYATEPKTSLLISTDTPTHTLPPPSVDAPSAPAPTTTTSTKHQDNPLKLAFMLSLGLVTRDYLEEIQSRRQERKRRTTANPIYSGATFEPERKKNSMSYLSSINQSSRKIGRPSKNCSVVEWGPLPPTTSSHHSAFTDLQRPTRGSPFSPALSLTLPSHSPSLSPISAGDILQKEDAIEWPGTLAIVHSYISYKAAKEGEKDRLVRWSTELRQERETLEHRAGQLNNSLTSCMDSKNSVLTKQREMETSLEKIRGLVRLIRGIQLCPLSYPEFISSVGVANGDMYHNGASKPSSSNAVTTDTNNNTNNTTSSSEATVMISTHTSASDTLNQIATNNNTVKTDTSNTKSITSSKGTEDSTQIKSVARIKGEPTNSTAFSNNSSNQEVPITNGTVSAGEENIKKHKNNNNNSDLSVIPQALLGPVVPLTEVTEGVK; this is encoded by the exons AAAAAGGTGGTGGAGCAGTTAAGGAGAGATCTTTTGGTGAAACAGGACGATGTGAAGCTCCAGACACAGATGCTACAAGCAGACGGCCAAACGTCTACCCTGCtcatcacacagacacagacgTCCCTGCCTGCTGCCAGCCTCACCACTACACAG AACTCTGTGGCCCCTGTCATTGCTTCAAAAACTCTACCTCTGGTTCTGAGAGCTGCCACAACCACCTCACCTATCATTATGACACCAGCACCCACCATCACCGTTGTTACAACCCTAGGCAACACTCTCCTGGCAAGCAATCCTAGCACAGATTCTCTAAATTCCCCAGTAAACTTCCAACCGACCCTCCAAACAACCCATCAGGGAGCAGAGCCAATGCGAGTCATGCCTAATAGCACCATCGTT GTTCAAGCTGTCTCTCAGCCAATCAAAGTTCCTCAGTTTGTCCCACCTACCAGACAGACAACACGGCCAGCCACTTTGCTGCAG GTCAGGCCAAAACCTCCAGCATCTTTATCTTCAGCTGCTGGTCAGGTCTCTGTGCAGACCTTACAGTCGCCGGTATTACTGAGCACTGCCCTTCCCTCCTCTGGACACGTTCAGCAGATGCGTATACTCAATGGCCTACCCTGCCACAACAACACAGGCATCCTGATCTGTCCTTCTACACACACGCAACAACCTACccagacaaacacacagcagTTACACAACAGCCCAAGCTCTGACAACACG ATACCCGTAGTTGAATATGCGACAGAGCCAAAGACTTCATTGCTCATCTCTACagacacacctacacacacttTACCTCCGCCGTCCGTTGATGCACCATCAGCACCTGCACCCACAACCACAACTTCCACCAAACATCAGGACAACCCTCTG AAACTGGCCTTCATGCTGTCTCTAGGACTGGTCACGCGGGACTATTTAGAAG AGATTCAGAGCAGGCGTCAGGAGCGTAAGAGACGAACAACTGCAAATCCAATATATAGCGGAGCCACGTTTGAACCAGAG cggAAGAAGAACTCAATGTCATATCTGAGTTCCATAAATCAGTCCAGCCGAAAAATAG GTCGCCCTTCTAAAAACTGCAGTGTTGTGGAGTGGGGGCCCCTTCCCCCAACCACCAGCAGCCATCATTCAGCCTTCACAGACCTACAGCGGCCCACCAGGGGCAGCCCATTCTCCCCTGCCCTTTCACTCACCCTTCCATCACATTCACCCTCACTCAGCCCCATCTCAGCAGGGGAT ATACTGCAAAAGGAAGATGCTATTGAGTGGCCAGGGACACTTGCTATTGTCCATTCCTACATCTCTTATAAAGCAG CAAAAGAAGGAGAGAAAGATCGTCTGGTGAGGTGGAGCACAGAGCTCcggcaggagagagagacactaGAGCACAGAGCAGGACAGCTCAACAACTCCCTAACG AGTTGTATGGATAGCAAAAACAGCGTATTAACCAagcagagagagatggagaccTCTCTGGAGAAAATTAGAGGGCTGGTGCGTCTGATCAGAGGGATCCAGTTGTGCCCCCTCTCTTACCCAGAGTTCATCTCTTCTGTGGGCGTGGCTAATGGAGACATGTACCACAACGGGGCTTCCAAACCCAGCAGCTCCAACGCAGTCACCACagacacaaacaataacacaaataacacaacaaGCTCATCTGAAGCTACGGTGATGATTAGCACACACACAAGTGCGAGCGATACGCTGAACCAAATCGCCACAAATAACAACACGGTGAAGACTGATACTTCAAACACAAAGAGCATCACAAGCAGTAAGGGAACCGAAGACagcacacaaataaaaagtgTGGCCAGAATCAAAGGTGAACCCACGAACAGCACAGCCTTCAGCAATAACAGCAGCAACCAGGAGGTTCCTATAACCAACGGAACAGTGTCGGCAGGTGAGgaaaatatcaaaaaacataaaaacaacaacaacaacagtgacCTCAGCGTCATCCCACAAGCACTCCTCGGCCCAGTCGTACCCCTTACAGAAGTGACTGAGGGAGTTAAATAA